A genomic window from Luteolibacter rhizosphaerae includes:
- a CDS encoding acyl carrier protein has protein sequence MTAAPTPQEVIEMLREEGIADLPDGFPVEGDLFAAGMDSMAVMQLIVIAEEKFGAVIAPQDADRENLGTPRDLAALIGRRQA, from the coding sequence ATGACCGCTGCCCCCACACCGCAAGAGGTGATCGAGATGCTCCGTGAGGAAGGGATTGCCGACTTGCCGGACGGCTTTCCGGTGGAGGGCGACCTTTTCGCGGCGGGGATGGATTCGATGGCGGTGATGCAGCTGATCGTGATCGCGGAGGAAAAGTTCGGAGCGGTGATCGCACCGCAGGATGCGGACCGGGAGAACCTGGGGACGCCGCGGGATCTGGCGGCGCTGATCGGGAGGAGGCAGGCGTGA
- a CDS encoding epimerase: MTRRQSLKLTTAAALSLPAFAADPAPNPLRILILGGTGFTGPHQVRYALSRGHKITLFNRGRRPQEWPAEVEELTGDRDKGDLKSLEGREWDVCIDNPTSVPFWVRDVGKVLAGKVKHYLFISTVSVYADSSKPGRDETTPTVPYEGADAMAETNATLRADFSLYGPLKAASEREAEKQFPGITTVIRPGLIVGPGDDTDRFTYWPVRIAAGGEVLVPPADDPVQIIDARDLAEWTIRLAEQKAFGTFNACGPEKELTMGAMAEGIRTATNSEAKLTHVTTDFLKQQGIAPWGNLPVWVPGQGDSAGFGRTSIAKALSAGLSFRPLATTTKDTLAWFKQLPAERQAKLRAGISPERQTELLKAWHAR, from the coding sequence ATGACCCGCCGCCAATCCCTGAAACTCACTACCGCCGCGGCCCTCTCTCTCCCCGCCTTCGCCGCGGACCCCGCACCCAATCCGCTCCGCATCCTTATCCTCGGCGGCACCGGCTTCACCGGACCCCATCAGGTCCGCTACGCCCTGTCCCGAGGTCACAAGATCACCCTCTTCAACCGCGGACGCCGCCCGCAGGAATGGCCCGCTGAAGTCGAGGAACTCACCGGCGATCGCGACAAGGGCGACCTGAAGTCCCTTGAAGGCCGCGAGTGGGACGTCTGCATCGACAACCCCACCTCCGTCCCCTTCTGGGTCCGCGATGTTGGCAAGGTCCTCGCCGGAAAGGTGAAGCACTACCTCTTCATCTCCACCGTCTCTGTCTATGCCGATAGCTCGAAGCCCGGCCGCGACGAAACCACGCCCACCGTGCCCTACGAGGGCGCGGACGCCATGGCCGAAACCAATGCCACCCTGCGCGCCGACTTCAGTCTCTACGGCCCGCTCAAGGCCGCCTCGGAACGCGAGGCGGAGAAGCAGTTTCCCGGCATCACCACCGTGATCCGACCCGGCCTCATCGTCGGGCCGGGCGATGATACCGACCGCTTCACCTACTGGCCCGTCCGCATCGCTGCCGGGGGCGAAGTCCTCGTCCCGCCCGCCGACGATCCGGTGCAGATCATCGATGCCCGCGACCTCGCCGAATGGACCATCCGCCTCGCCGAGCAAAAGGCTTTCGGCACCTTCAACGCCTGCGGCCCCGAAAAAGAACTCACCATGGGAGCCATGGCCGAAGGCATCCGCACCGCCACCAACTCGGAAGCCAAGCTCACCCACGTCACCACCGACTTTCTCAAGCAGCAAGGAATCGCTCCATGGGGGAATCTTCCCGTCTGGGTTCCCGGCCAAGGCGATTCCGCCGGCTTCGGCCGCACCAGCATCGCCAAAGCCCTGAGCGCGGGCCTGAGCTTCCGCCCCCTCGCCACCACCACCAAGGACACCCTCGCCTGGTTCAAGCAACTCCCCGCCGAACGCCAAGCCAAGCTCCGCGCCGGCATCTCCCCCGAACGCCAAACCGAACTCCTCAAAGCCTGGCACGCCCGCTAA
- a CDS encoding FAD-dependent oxidoreductase, with amino-acid sequence MKGCDVLVLGAGSAGLAAAASAARNGASVILVERHGYAGGMGTASLVHTFCGLYLAGGERPVVANAGFPAEMEERMRRATGSGPVKMGRVWVLPQHPVEFVKIADAVLLDSGVKMLYHSEAIAAEPEGDGWRVEVASRGGIFPLRAKVVVDASGDAVFAALAKAETATTEGGRLQRPAYVFAVQGGGEGGLVTAGRIVEGVRRGVLTKDSLGLHFRASGRTGEIFGTIDLSGKEAEYDPLNPECLSGLETAGRAIAAAAIDFLKGEAESWAGAYISQWPVRAGVRESRRWIGKKVLRAEEILSGARYDDEVALATWPLELRETNRGPKLRYAEGDLPAGIPLGCLVPETLERVFVAGRCISCDHEAQASIRVMGTCFATGQAAGNAAAQAAAL; translated from the coding sequence GTGAAGGGCTGCGACGTGCTGGTGCTGGGGGCCGGGAGCGCCGGTCTGGCGGCGGCGGCGAGCGCAGCACGGAACGGTGCGAGCGTGATCCTGGTGGAGCGGCACGGCTATGCGGGCGGGATGGGTACGGCATCCCTCGTACATACGTTTTGCGGGCTCTACCTGGCGGGAGGCGAGAGGCCGGTGGTGGCGAATGCGGGATTCCCCGCGGAGATGGAGGAGCGGATGCGGCGTGCGACCGGGAGCGGTCCGGTGAAGATGGGGCGGGTGTGGGTGCTGCCGCAGCATCCGGTGGAGTTCGTGAAGATCGCGGATGCGGTTCTGTTAGATAGCGGGGTGAAGATGCTCTACCATAGCGAGGCGATCGCGGCGGAGCCGGAGGGCGATGGCTGGCGGGTGGAGGTGGCGAGCCGCGGGGGGATCTTCCCGTTGCGGGCGAAGGTGGTGGTGGATGCGAGCGGGGATGCGGTCTTCGCTGCGCTGGCGAAGGCGGAGACGGCGACCACGGAGGGAGGGCGCTTGCAGCGGCCGGCGTATGTCTTCGCGGTGCAGGGCGGCGGCGAGGGCGGACTGGTGACGGCCGGCCGGATCGTGGAGGGGGTGCGGCGCGGGGTCCTGACGAAGGATTCGCTGGGCCTGCATTTCCGTGCGAGCGGGCGGACGGGGGAGATTTTCGGGACGATCGATCTCTCGGGGAAGGAGGCGGAGTATGATCCGTTAAATCCCGAGTGCCTATCCGGTCTGGAAACGGCCGGGCGGGCGATTGCGGCCGCGGCGATCGATTTCCTGAAGGGTGAGGCGGAGAGCTGGGCGGGTGCCTACATCTCGCAGTGGCCGGTGCGGGCGGGAGTTCGCGAGAGCCGGCGCTGGATCGGGAAGAAGGTGCTGCGGGCGGAGGAGATTCTTTCCGGAGCGCGGTACGATGACGAGGTGGCGCTGGCGACCTGGCCGCTGGAACTGCGCGAGACGAATCGAGGGCCGAAGCTGCGCTATGCGGAGGGCGATCTGCCGGCGGGAATTCCGCTCGGTTGCTTGGTGCCGGAGACGCTGGAGCGGGTCTTCGTGGCGGGGCGCTGCATTTCCTGCGACCATGAGGCGCAGGCATCGATCCGGGTGATGGGCACCTGTTTCGCCACCGGGCAGGCGGCGGGGAACGCGGCGGCTCAGGCGGCGGCCTTGTAG
- a CDS encoding helix-turn-helix transcriptional regulator, with amino-acid sequence MSALLHATMLHEGDGVSVTGVDVDLSQAVDWSRILQPSSGHLVLNLDGHAVVLGTRIRLGIVPGTISLLRPGEGETIHASRLPGRHRFIVLAASPAWLVSNFGDNTLHPVLRGTETPEAAQFGQLRSMNLAERDLSELLLQPPVPRPLRSAWFRGKSLECFSLFGGAPRSGSGGNDPLRQRIDAATLWLREHFREDLDLHAVARHVGCAPHYLSRLFRQHSGKTLSQKLREIRIDRAASLLRDGGCNVTEAAFEVGYNSLSHFTKAFVAEKGQRPSDWRVS; translated from the coding sequence GTGTCCGCCCTGCTTCACGCCACGATGCTCCATGAAGGAGACGGAGTCAGCGTGACCGGGGTGGACGTGGATCTCTCGCAGGCAGTGGACTGGAGCCGCATTTTGCAACCCTCCTCCGGTCACTTGGTTCTCAATCTCGATGGGCACGCGGTCGTCCTCGGCACCCGCATCCGCTTGGGTATCGTCCCCGGCACCATCTCCTTGTTGAGACCGGGAGAAGGCGAAACCATCCACGCCAGCCGCCTCCCGGGCCGCCACCGCTTCATTGTCCTCGCCGCCTCCCCGGCCTGGCTCGTCTCCAATTTTGGCGACAACACCCTTCACCCTGTCCTCCGTGGCACTGAAACGCCTGAGGCTGCCCAGTTCGGCCAGCTCCGCTCCATGAATCTGGCGGAGCGCGACCTCAGCGAGCTCCTGCTCCAGCCCCCGGTCCCCCGCCCGCTCCGCTCCGCATGGTTCCGGGGCAAATCCTTGGAATGCTTCAGCCTCTTCGGCGGCGCCCCGCGCAGCGGCTCCGGCGGGAACGACCCGCTCCGCCAGCGCATCGATGCCGCCACCCTCTGGCTCCGCGAGCATTTCCGCGAGGACCTCGACCTCCACGCCGTCGCCCGCCACGTCGGCTGCGCGCCCCACTATCTCAGCCGCCTTTTTCGCCAGCACAGCGGTAAGACCCTGAGCCAGAAGCTCCGCGAGATCCGAATCGACCGCGCCGCCTCCCTCCTCCGCGACGGCGGCTGCAACGTCACCGAAGCCGCCTTCGAGGTCGGCTACAACAGCCTCAGCCACTTCACCAAAGCCTTCGTCGCCGAAAAAGGCCAACGCCCCTCCGACTGGCGCGTCAGCTGA
- a CDS encoding DUF6607 family protein: MLLPLGTGFAADEKFEKDRQAILAMAGDFKVGFHFQETLSLRSDYEAKTKAYEEEAFETVKVVEDSGKKIVLQHILQAGPMVVKHWAQIWTYEDTEILEFQGSRVWSTKKISAEEAKGKWSQRVTQIDDSPRYEGIAAWVHNEQSSEWTAVANRPKPRREEKRDDYDLLVVTNRHTVTPLGWFHEQDNAKVVKREGKEYPLVREIGYNPYLRVKDHDFAKANAYWDKTHAFWKDVRGVWEELYPAQGSIKVQSKAEPGVLMDVVAEFVEETEDGKAPDVAKIRESLKPFVVAQ, encoded by the coding sequence TTGCTTCTGCCTCTGGGCACCGGCTTCGCAGCGGATGAGAAGTTCGAGAAGGATCGTCAGGCGATTCTGGCGATGGCTGGAGATTTCAAGGTGGGCTTCCATTTCCAAGAGACGCTGTCGCTGCGCTCCGACTACGAGGCGAAGACCAAGGCCTATGAAGAAGAGGCCTTCGAAACGGTGAAGGTGGTGGAAGACAGCGGGAAGAAAATCGTGCTGCAGCACATCCTGCAGGCGGGCCCGATGGTGGTGAAGCACTGGGCGCAGATCTGGACTTACGAAGACACCGAGATCCTGGAATTCCAAGGCAGCCGGGTCTGGAGCACTAAGAAGATCAGTGCGGAGGAAGCAAAGGGCAAGTGGTCGCAGCGCGTGACGCAGATCGACGATTCGCCGCGCTACGAAGGTATCGCCGCCTGGGTGCACAACGAGCAGTCCAGCGAATGGACCGCCGTGGCCAACCGGCCGAAGCCGCGCCGCGAGGAGAAGCGCGACGACTACGACCTGCTGGTGGTCACGAACCGCCACACCGTCACCCCGCTCGGCTGGTTCCATGAGCAAGACAACGCCAAGGTGGTGAAGCGCGAGGGCAAGGAGTATCCGCTGGTGCGCGAGATTGGCTACAACCCGTATCTGCGCGTAAAGGATCACGACTTCGCGAAGGCGAATGCTTATTGGGACAAAACGCATGCCTTCTGGAAGGATGTGCGCGGTGTCTGGGAGGAGCTCTATCCGGCCCAAGGCAGCATCAAGGTGCAGAGCAAGGCCGAGCCCGGCGTGTTGATGGACGTGGTGGCTGAATTCGTGGAAGAGACCGAAGATGGCAAGGCCCCCGACGTTGCCAAGATCCGCGAGAGCCTGAAGCCCTTCGTGGTGGCGCAGTGA
- a CDS encoding TonB-dependent hemoglobin/transferrin/lactoferrin family receptor, with protein sequence MALHPASAADPEEESAAGDEGSGSVVDELDEIVVVASRYEQEWINASGSTLSTSSEELLRTGSQDLGGFAKYDPTVSLPFDFSSGDGAFAYGQSGYGSINVRGAEGNRVAIELDGIRQPPQYVSTSFDMGAGDGAGGVGRDYFDPAMFDMVEVLKGGASALYGSDALGGVVSFSTPEPESMLKGKNYGGLVRAQYFSVNESIAGQVGGAVKKGDTSVMLLYATREGEETANNGNEPPNPSDFNSHSALLKAEHVAGDHTFRLALELFERESFTDARSAANSLFPVFTDYVHNTQYLDRQRASLKWGYAPQDGWLDQLDSHVYWQHAGSRSDSDSASLPRVIGGVPIPGTERTRQQKISFDTDITGLSSVARRSFGSEDGVMHTVMAGIDASLEASSNRYTRVDSPAVTDSNRTAFAPSDTTRAGIFVQDEIKIARRWIITPGLRLDWQKIEPNPNAAYLERLAELNLYAQEPPSDYDNLSVAPKLNLAWKPVETMQVYGTWASGVRNPTAEELSMIFVHPASGGSNSGTLTVPNPNLEEEKSNSFELGFKADGKAGRFQSSVFYTHYRDFIENGVDTGENDGDNRDIVTTVNRGEAEIYGFELGGIHELGYWSPKAEGWQLGLSTGKTVGNNLSSDVPLNSVEPWKTAAFAGYEDPEGKFGARLTGVYTAAVTRVDDSTNQGEFFRPPSWFTLDLAAWWQPTETIAIHAGLNNIFDEKYWAWGSVRRGGGHLGGNGTTDRATAPGRNFSLSVTKTF encoded by the coding sequence ATGGCGCTGCACCCCGCCTCGGCGGCGGATCCTGAGGAGGAGTCCGCCGCCGGGGATGAGGGGTCCGGGTCGGTCGTGGACGAACTGGACGAGATCGTGGTGGTCGCCTCCCGCTATGAGCAGGAGTGGATCAACGCCAGCGGCTCGACCTTGAGCACGAGCTCGGAGGAACTGCTGCGGACCGGATCGCAAGACCTCGGAGGTTTCGCGAAGTATGATCCGACGGTTTCGCTGCCCTTCGACTTTAGCAGCGGCGACGGTGCCTTTGCCTACGGGCAATCCGGCTACGGGAGCATCAATGTCCGCGGGGCGGAAGGTAACCGGGTGGCGATCGAACTGGATGGGATCCGCCAGCCGCCGCAGTATGTCTCGACCTCCTTCGACATGGGAGCGGGCGATGGCGCGGGCGGTGTGGGTCGTGACTACTTCGATCCCGCCATGTTCGACATGGTGGAGGTCTTAAAGGGCGGCGCGAGCGCGCTCTATGGCAGCGATGCCTTGGGAGGCGTGGTTTCCTTCAGCACGCCCGAGCCCGAGAGCATGCTCAAGGGGAAGAACTACGGCGGGCTGGTGCGGGCGCAGTATTTCTCGGTGAACGAGAGCATCGCCGGCCAGGTGGGTGGCGCAGTGAAGAAAGGGGACACCTCGGTGATGCTGCTCTACGCGACGCGCGAGGGGGAGGAAACGGCCAACAATGGCAACGAGCCGCCGAACCCCTCCGATTTCAACTCCCACTCGGCGCTCCTGAAGGCCGAGCATGTGGCGGGTGATCATACCTTCCGGCTGGCGCTGGAACTCTTCGAGCGCGAAAGCTTCACGGATGCGCGGAGTGCGGCGAATTCCTTGTTCCCGGTCTTCACGGATTACGTTCACAACACCCAGTATCTGGATCGCCAGCGGGCGAGCCTGAAGTGGGGCTATGCACCGCAGGACGGCTGGCTGGACCAGCTCGACAGCCATGTCTACTGGCAGCACGCGGGAAGCCGCAGCGACAGCGACTCCGCCTCCCTTCCCCGGGTGATCGGTGGCGTTCCGATTCCCGGCACCGAGCGGACGCGGCAGCAGAAGATCAGCTTCGACACGGATATCACCGGCCTGAGCTCGGTCGCGCGGCGGAGCTTCGGCAGTGAAGACGGTGTGATGCACACGGTGATGGCGGGGATCGATGCCTCGCTCGAGGCATCAAGCAACCGCTACACGCGGGTGGACTCCCCTGCGGTGACGGACAGCAACCGTACGGCCTTCGCACCGAGCGACACCACGCGCGCGGGTATCTTCGTGCAGGATGAGATCAAGATCGCACGGCGCTGGATCATCACTCCGGGCCTGCGCTTGGACTGGCAGAAGATCGAACCGAATCCGAATGCGGCTTATTTGGAGCGCTTGGCCGAGCTGAACCTCTATGCCCAGGAGCCGCCGAGTGACTACGACAACCTTTCGGTCGCGCCCAAGCTCAACCTGGCATGGAAGCCGGTGGAAACGATGCAGGTTTACGGCACCTGGGCCTCGGGGGTGAGAAATCCCACCGCGGAGGAGCTTTCAATGATCTTCGTCCATCCTGCCAGCGGGGGAAGCAACTCCGGCACATTGACGGTGCCGAATCCCAACTTGGAGGAGGAGAAGAGCAATTCCTTCGAGCTCGGCTTCAAGGCGGATGGTAAGGCCGGGCGCTTCCAGAGTTCGGTGTTCTACACGCACTACCGCGACTTCATCGAGAACGGTGTCGATACCGGTGAGAACGACGGCGATAACCGCGATATCGTGACCACGGTGAACCGGGGCGAGGCGGAGATTTACGGCTTCGAACTCGGCGGGATCCACGAGCTGGGCTACTGGTCGCCGAAGGCGGAGGGCTGGCAACTCGGGTTGAGCACCGGCAAGACGGTGGGCAACAACTTGAGCAGCGATGTGCCGCTCAACTCGGTGGAGCCGTGGAAGACGGCGGCCTTCGCCGGCTATGAAGATCCGGAAGGGAAGTTCGGCGCACGGTTGACGGGTGTCTACACCGCGGCGGTCACCCGGGTGGACGATAGCACGAACCAAGGGGAATTCTTCCGGCCGCCTTCGTGGTTCACGCTGGACCTTGCAGCTTGGTGGCAGCCGACGGAGACGATCGCGATCCATGCGGGGCTGAACAACATCTTCGACGAGAAGTACTGGGCCTGGGGCTCGGTGCGCCGCGGGGGTGGTCATTTGGGAGGAAACGGCACGACCGATCGTGCCACGGCTCCGGGACGGAACTTCAGTTTGTCGGTGACGAAGACATTCTAA
- a CDS encoding transposase, with amino-acid sequence MPNHVHALISMEGRSLGSIVQTWKGASAAAINKQLDRRGTLWMPDYHDRFIRDADHFHDARIYIRRNPVKAGLCLEPQLWPLSSAGTNWNPEAGAD; translated from the coding sequence ATGCCGAATCATGTCCACGCCCTGATCTCCATGGAGGGCCGCTCCCTTGGCTCAATCGTCCAGACTTGGAAGGGAGCATCCGCCGCCGCCATCAACAAGCAGCTTGATCGACGCGGAACTCTTTGGATGCCAGACTACCATGACCGCTTCATCCGGGATGCCGACCACTTCCACGATGCCCGCATCTACATTCGCCGGAATCCGGTGAAGGCGGGGCTCTGCTTGGAGCCGCAGCTTTGGCCACTGTCCAGCGCGGGAACGAATTGGAATCCAGAGGCTGGAGCGGACTGA
- a CDS encoding DNRLRE domain-containing protein, whose product MKAILLLFASAVLAVAETVTFTPSLDSDVYAYFDAPSFTPDSLNVGAHPTQAHSHHSLVQFNISTLAIPAAEIGTAKLRLFSLIPNSSNGGGLRGGNVSVHRQGQAWSLSPTLRWNHIKPQELAGTITMTAASTEVWVEVDVTTLVKQWAAGTVPNYGFVLKPESETLEPLLNVEFASMELTSFKPQLVITRSTAPVPNPVLSIAKQGNQITLAWPVTGSTGWTLQEADNLSGPWTASTATPASSAGVWQVSATAGSRKFFRLYKP is encoded by the coding sequence ATGAAAGCGATTCTTCTGCTTTTCGCATCCGCCGTGCTGGCGGTTGCCGAGACGGTGACCTTCACGCCATCGCTGGATAGCGATGTGTATGCCTACTTCGATGCGCCGTCCTTCACGCCTGACTCCCTGAACGTGGGGGCACACCCGACACAGGCGCACTCGCACCACTCGCTGGTGCAGTTCAATATTTCCACGCTGGCGATCCCGGCGGCGGAGATCGGCACGGCGAAGCTGCGCTTATTCTCCCTGATTCCGAATTCGTCGAACGGCGGCGGTCTGCGCGGAGGGAATGTCTCGGTGCACCGGCAGGGGCAGGCGTGGAGCCTGAGCCCGACGCTGCGCTGGAATCACATCAAACCGCAGGAGCTGGCAGGCACGATCACGATGACGGCGGCCAGCACGGAAGTGTGGGTGGAGGTGGACGTGACGACGCTGGTGAAGCAGTGGGCGGCGGGGACCGTGCCGAATTACGGGTTCGTGCTGAAGCCGGAGAGCGAGACGCTGGAGCCGCTGCTGAACGTGGAATTCGCCTCGATGGAGCTGACCAGCTTCAAGCCGCAACTGGTGATCACGCGCTCGACCGCGCCGGTGCCGAATCCGGTGCTTTCGATCGCAAAGCAGGGGAACCAGATCACCTTGGCCTGGCCGGTGACCGGCAGCACGGGCTGGACCCTGCAGGAGGCGGACAACCTTTCCGGGCCATGGACGGCGAGCACGGCGACTCCGGCATCGAGCGCGGGCGTGTGGCAGGTGAGC
- a CDS encoding PEP-CTERM sorting domain-containing protein, translating into MKSPRRCRRPLFLLSALALTLSAPVAQAAYAVYEGTGIYTPEFRGQANTTYFGWSSGTWDGNPPLGEGQPDVTPDILNGTPSINPGNLSGTSFITQTGSSDIVSGSNNIYSSVGGINSQGLQLHVPTNGVVGTEGFTTIIIQGLSMSGAMFGGNFALDGFGFSINGTEAEYVHTVNALGLGQWFAKFELTGNQSIYDIDIFGVEGIPGGSVLSVTDLQVDTIYSPTGFASDSAVVPEPSGLLLSLIGAAMLLRRRRA; encoded by the coding sequence ATGAAATCGCCCCGCCGTTGCCGCCGCCCCCTGTTTTTGCTGTCTGCCCTTGCCCTGACGCTTAGCGCGCCCGTCGCGCAGGCGGCCTATGCCGTCTACGAAGGAACGGGGATCTACACCCCGGAGTTCCGCGGCCAAGCGAACACCACCTACTTCGGCTGGTCCTCCGGCACTTGGGATGGCAATCCGCCGCTGGGCGAAGGTCAGCCGGACGTGACTCCGGACATCCTCAATGGCACTCCGTCCATCAACCCGGGGAACCTTTCCGGAACTTCCTTCATCACGCAGACCGGCAGCTCCGATATCGTTTCAGGGAGCAACAACATCTATTCGAGCGTCGGTGGCATCAATAGCCAGGGCCTGCAACTGCACGTCCCGACGAACGGTGTGGTGGGCACGGAAGGATTCACGACGATCATCATCCAAGGTCTCTCGATGTCGGGCGCGATGTTCGGCGGGAACTTCGCGCTGGATGGCTTCGGCTTCTCGATCAACGGCACCGAAGCGGAGTATGTGCACACGGTGAACGCCCTCGGCCTCGGCCAGTGGTTCGCGAAGTTCGAGCTGACCGGAAACCAGTCGATCTACGACATCGACATCTTCGGTGTCGAAGGGATCCCGGGCGGCTCGGTGCTTTCGGTGACCGACCTGCAGGTGGATACCATCTACTCGCCGACCGGATTCGCGTCCGACTCCGCGGTGGTGCCGGAGCCTTCCGGCCTGCTGCTTTCGCTGATCGGTGCGGCGATGCTGCTGCGCCGCCGCCGCGCTTGA
- a CDS encoding beta-ketoacyl-[acyl-carrier-protein] synthase family protein, whose protein sequence is MAYSADRSYPAVLRPVAITGAGILTSMGDDWAGNATGFRAGRTAFKPVTLFDVSRQRVGTAGQVDLPESVAGIGGREWQRMDRGTRMALIAAQEALAMAGLSGGRMPVAVGTSAAAMPVGEQYYLQATQGRSRRQQLTRVETYQPQYQMAAMMRALEVQGPLRILSNACASGANAIGHAFQMVSEGKAERVLAGGYDALCQLVFAGFDSLQALSPSGIPRPFDAARDGLALGEGAGFVVVESLEGAQARGAKVLAKLLSYAAATDIHHLTQPHPEGDAALTTMERATRAAGLEPGQIDYINSHGTGTPLNDVAEANAITRWAGDAVGGIKVSSTKSAIGHLLGGAGAVESVLCLIALREQFLPASLGVREMDPAVKFDLVQQPREVAVQRVLTNSFGFGGANATLIFEL, encoded by the coding sequence GTGGCCTACTCTGCCGATCGCTCCTATCCCGCCGTCCTTCGTCCTGTAGCTATCACGGGGGCGGGGATTCTGACTTCGATGGGGGATGATTGGGCGGGGAATGCGACGGGGTTCCGGGCGGGGCGGACGGCGTTCAAGCCGGTGACGCTTTTCGATGTCTCGCGGCAGCGGGTGGGAACGGCCGGGCAGGTGGATCTGCCGGAGAGCGTGGCGGGAATCGGCGGGCGCGAGTGGCAGCGGATGGACCGGGGGACGCGGATGGCATTGATCGCGGCGCAGGAGGCGCTGGCGATGGCGGGGCTCTCCGGCGGGCGGATGCCGGTGGCGGTGGGAACCTCCGCGGCGGCGATGCCGGTGGGGGAGCAGTATTATCTCCAGGCGACGCAGGGGCGCTCGCGGCGGCAGCAGCTGACGCGGGTGGAGACCTATCAACCGCAGTACCAGATGGCGGCGATGATGCGGGCGCTGGAGGTGCAGGGGCCGCTGCGGATTCTTTCGAACGCGTGTGCGTCCGGTGCGAATGCGATCGGGCATGCGTTCCAGATGGTGTCGGAAGGGAAGGCGGAGCGGGTGCTGGCGGGTGGCTATGATGCGCTGTGCCAGTTGGTCTTCGCGGGCTTTGATTCGCTGCAGGCGCTTTCGCCGTCCGGGATTCCGCGGCCTTTCGATGCGGCGCGGGATGGTCTGGCGCTGGGCGAGGGGGCGGGCTTCGTGGTGGTGGAATCGCTGGAGGGGGCGCAGGCGCGCGGGGCGAAGGTGCTGGCAAAGCTGCTCTCCTATGCGGCGGCGACGGACATTCATCACCTGACGCAGCCGCACCCCGAGGGTGATGCGGCGCTGACGACGATGGAGCGGGCAACGCGGGCCGCGGGGCTGGAGCCGGGGCAGATCGACTACATCAACTCGCACGGGACCGGCACGCCGCTGAATGATGTGGCGGAAGCGAATGCGATCACGCGCTGGGCGGGCGATGCGGTGGGCGGGATCAAGGTGTCCTCCACGAAGTCGGCGATCGGGCACCTGTTAGGAGGGGCCGGGGCGGTGGAGTCCGTGCTGTGCCTGATCGCGCTGCGGGAGCAATTCCTGCCGGCGAGCCTGGGGGTGCGGGAGATGGATCCGGCGGTGAAATTCGATTTGGTGCAGCAGCCGCGCGAGGTGGCGGTGCAGCGGGTGCTGACGAATTCGTTCGGGTTCGGCGGGGCGAATGCGACGCTTATATTCGAACTCTGA